In Mycolicibacterium phocaicum, one DNA window encodes the following:
- a CDS encoding MMPL/RND family transporter, whose translation MSATNTERSRIGHLIWVLAVPIVIGWFALNVATNTLVPPLEKVGEEHTVGLSAKDGPAMIAMKQIGANFQEFDSDSNAMIVLEGDQPLGAEAHHYYDGLVAKLTANTAHVEHVADFWSDPLTAVGSQSADGRAAYVQVYLRGNQGETKANDSVASVRQIVADSKPPAGLHVYVTGGAPLVSDQHHAGDKSVTKVTIITLVVIAVMLLFVYRSIMTMILILLMVFLELGAARGVVAFLADANVIGLSTFAVNLLTLMVIAAGTDYAIFAIGRYQEARGDKEERVQAYDTMFRGTAHVVLGSGLTIAGAMLCLSFTRLPYFQTMGVPCAIGTLVAVLAALTLGPAVIKIGSRFGRFEPKRAIHSRGWRRVGVLVVRWPGPVLVATLALALVGLVTLPGYKTNYDARRYVPAELTANVGYAAAERHFSASRMNPELLMVQSDHDLRNSADFLVINKIARAIVHTPGVARVQTITRPDGKPIKHTTIPFIMGMQSVTSKMTEKYQLDSMANMLQQANDMQVSIDTMTKMQSITTQMAATTHDMSMKTANMALDVADLRDHISDFDDFLRPIRNYLYWEPHCYDIPMCWSTRALFDTLDGIDVMTDDIQTLVPDLMKMDKLTAEMVTVMPPQIEVMKNMKQYMLSMYQTQKGQVDQRAAASDNAAAMGEAFDNSLNDDSFYLPPEAFDNKDFKRGMKNFISPDGKSVRFIIQHEGDPATPDGIAHVDPIKQAAKEAIKGTPLEGSKIYLAGTAATYKDMHDGAQYDLMIAGIAAVSLIFIIMLLITRSMVAAAVIVGTVLLSLGASFGMSVLLWQHLLGLELHWMVLPMSVILLLAVGSDYNLLLVSRFKEELSGGLKTGIIRSMAGTGSVVTSAGLVFAATMASFAFSDLKVMAQVGTTIALGLLFDTLIVRSFMTPAIAAILGRWFWWPKFVRPEASERRLAAIGIQPAAAK comes from the coding sequence GTGAGTGCCACCAACACCGAGCGATCCAGGATCGGTCACCTGATCTGGGTCCTCGCGGTGCCCATCGTGATCGGCTGGTTCGCGCTCAATGTCGCCACGAACACGCTGGTCCCACCGCTGGAGAAGGTCGGTGAGGAGCACACCGTCGGGCTCAGCGCCAAGGACGGCCCGGCGATGATCGCGATGAAGCAGATCGGCGCGAACTTCCAGGAGTTCGACTCCGACAGCAACGCGATGATCGTTCTCGAGGGCGACCAACCGCTCGGCGCCGAGGCGCACCACTACTACGACGGTCTCGTCGCGAAGCTGACGGCCAACACCGCGCATGTCGAGCATGTCGCGGACTTCTGGAGTGACCCGCTCACCGCCGTCGGCTCACAGAGCGCCGACGGCAGGGCCGCGTACGTCCAGGTCTACCTCCGTGGCAATCAGGGTGAGACGAAGGCCAACGACTCCGTCGCCTCGGTCCGGCAGATCGTCGCCGACTCCAAGCCGCCGGCCGGCCTGCACGTGTACGTCACCGGCGGCGCCCCGCTGGTGTCGGACCAGCACCACGCCGGCGACAAGAGCGTCACCAAGGTCACGATCATCACCCTGGTGGTGATCGCCGTGATGCTGCTGTTCGTCTACCGGTCGATCATGACGATGATCCTGATCCTGCTGATGGTGTTCCTCGAACTCGGCGCTGCCCGCGGCGTCGTCGCGTTCCTGGCCGACGCCAACGTCATCGGACTCTCGACGTTCGCGGTGAACCTCCTGACCCTGATGGTGATCGCGGCGGGCACCGACTACGCCATCTTCGCCATCGGCCGTTACCAGGAAGCGCGCGGCGACAAAGAAGAGCGCGTACAGGCCTACGACACGATGTTCCGTGGGACGGCGCACGTGGTGCTGGGATCGGGTTTGACGATCGCCGGCGCCATGCTCTGCCTGAGCTTCACGCGACTGCCGTACTTCCAGACCATGGGCGTGCCCTGCGCGATCGGCACGCTCGTCGCTGTCCTCGCGGCGCTGACACTCGGGCCCGCCGTCATCAAGATCGGTAGCCGCTTCGGGCGCTTCGAACCCAAGCGCGCCATCCACTCTCGTGGCTGGCGCCGCGTCGGTGTGCTGGTGGTGCGCTGGCCCGGCCCGGTGCTCGTCGCCACGCTGGCGCTTGCCCTCGTCGGACTGGTGACGCTGCCCGGCTACAAGACGAACTACGACGCCCGCCGCTACGTGCCGGCCGAGCTGACCGCCAACGTCGGATATGCCGCCGCCGAAAGGCATTTCAGCGCATCGCGGATGAACCCCGAGCTGCTGATGGTGCAGAGCGACCACGACCTGCGGAACTCGGCCGACTTCCTGGTGATCAACAAGATCGCCCGGGCCATCGTGCACACCCCGGGTGTCGCGCGCGTCCAGACGATCACCCGGCCCGACGGAAAACCCATCAAGCACACGACGATTCCGTTCATCATGGGCATGCAGTCCGTCACCTCGAAGATGACGGAGAAGTATCAGCTGGACTCGATGGCCAACATGCTGCAGCAGGCCAACGACATGCAGGTCAGCATCGACACGATGACCAAGATGCAGTCCATCACCACGCAGATGGCCGCCACCACGCATGACATGTCGATGAAGACCGCCAACATGGCGCTCGACGTCGCCGACTTGCGGGACCACATCTCCGATTTCGACGACTTCCTGCGGCCCATCCGCAATTACCTGTACTGGGAACCGCACTGCTACGACATCCCGATGTGCTGGTCGACGCGGGCGCTGTTCGACACCCTCGACGGCATCGACGTCATGACCGACGACATCCAGACGCTGGTTCCGGATCTGATGAAGATGGACAAGCTGACGGCCGAGATGGTCACGGTGATGCCGCCTCAGATCGAGGTCATGAAGAACATGAAGCAGTACATGCTGTCCATGTATCAGACCCAGAAGGGTCAGGTGGATCAGCGTGCGGCGGCGTCGGACAACGCGGCGGCGATGGGCGAGGCATTCGACAACTCGCTCAATGACGATTCCTTCTACCTGCCACCGGAAGCCTTCGACAACAAGGACTTCAAGCGCGGCATGAAGAACTTCATCTCGCCGGACGGCAAGTCGGTCCGCTTCATCATTCAGCACGAAGGCGACCCGGCGACGCCCGACGGCATCGCGCACGTCGACCCGATCAAACAGGCCGCAAAGGAAGCCATCAAGGGCACGCCGCTGGAGGGCTCCAAGATCTATCTGGCCGGTACCGCTGCCACGTACAAGGATATGCACGACGGCGCGCAGTACGACCTGATGATCGCCGGAATCGCAGCGGTGTCACTGATTTTCATCATCATGCTGCTCATCACGCGAAGCATGGTCGCGGCGGCCGTGATCGTCGGCACCGTGCTGCTGTCGCTGGGCGCGTCGTTCGGCATGTCGGTGCTGTTGTGGCAGCACCTCCTTGGCCTCGAGCTGCACTGGATGGTGCTGCCCATGTCGGTCATCCTGCTGCTCGCGGTGGGCTCCGACTACAACCTGCTACTGGTGTCCCGGTTCAAGGAAGAGCTGTCGGGCGGTCTGAAGACCGGCATCATCCGCTCGATGGCGGGCACCGGATCGGTGGTCACCTCGGCGGGTCTGGTGTTCGCGGCCACCATGGCGTCGTTCGCCTTCAGCGACCTGAAGGTCATGGCGCAGGTCGGCACCACCATCGCGCTGGGCCTGCTGTTCGACACCCTGATCGTCCGGTCGTTCATGACCCCGGCCATCGCGGCAATACTCGGCAGGTGGTTCTGGTGGCCGAAGTTCGTCCGCCCGGAGGCGTCCGAGCGACGGCTGGCGGCCATCGGGATTCAGCCAGCGGCTGCCAAGTAA